Proteins encoded by one window of Massilia sp. NR 4-1:
- a CDS encoding NarK family nitrate/nitrite MFS transporter yields the protein MSKYVITTWEPELTGFWQNKGRSTANRNLWLSIPALALAFAVWMVWSVVVVNLPNIGFKYSTNQLFWLTALPGLSGATLRIFYSFMVPIFGGRKWTTISTASLLIPAAGIGFAVQDVSTGYPTMLILALLCGLGGGNFASSMANISFFYPKAQKGYALGMNAGLGNLGVSVVQFVVPLVITAGVFGALGGEPQMLVKAGESKPIWLQNAGFIWVPFILTSAVLAWFGMNDLASAKASFAEQAVIFKRKHNWLMCWLYTGTFGSFIGYSAAFPLLIKTQFPDVNPLQFAFLGPLVGALARVVGGIISDKLGGARVTVWTFAGMIGAVLGVITFLPNADAGVAGSFTGFFWMFMLLFAGTGVGNASTFRMIPVIFLTERQRAAAGKSKAEQEQAVVEANKEGAAVLGFTSAVAAYGAFFIPKSYGTSIALTGSAEAALWGFIAFYASCIAITWWCYARKGAAMPC from the coding sequence ATGAGCAAATATGTGATCACCACATGGGAGCCGGAACTGACCGGCTTCTGGCAAAACAAGGGCCGCAGTACCGCGAATCGCAACCTCTGGCTGTCGATCCCTGCGCTTGCCCTGGCTTTCGCGGTCTGGATGGTATGGAGCGTGGTGGTGGTTAATCTGCCGAACATCGGCTTCAAGTACAGCACCAACCAGCTGTTCTGGCTGACGGCGCTGCCTGGCCTGTCCGGCGCGACGCTGCGCATTTTCTACTCCTTCATGGTGCCGATCTTCGGCGGCCGCAAATGGACCACGATTTCCACCGCCTCGCTGCTGATTCCAGCCGCCGGCATCGGCTTCGCGGTGCAGGACGTGAGCACCGGCTACCCGACCATGCTGATTCTGGCCCTGTTGTGCGGTCTGGGCGGCGGCAACTTCGCCTCCTCGATGGCGAACATCAGCTTCTTCTATCCGAAAGCGCAGAAAGGCTATGCGCTCGGCATGAACGCGGGCCTGGGCAATCTGGGCGTGTCGGTGGTGCAGTTCGTGGTGCCGCTGGTGATCACCGCCGGCGTCTTCGGCGCCCTGGGCGGCGAACCGCAAATGCTGGTGAAAGCCGGCGAGAGCAAACCGATCTGGCTGCAGAACGCCGGCTTCATCTGGGTTCCCTTCATCCTGACCAGCGCCGTGCTGGCCTGGTTCGGCATGAACGACCTGGCCTCGGCCAAGGCTTCCTTCGCCGAGCAGGCCGTGATCTTCAAGCGCAAGCATAACTGGCTGATGTGCTGGCTCTACACCGGCACCTTCGGTTCCTTCATCGGCTACTCGGCTGCCTTCCCGCTGCTGATCAAGACCCAGTTCCCCGATGTGAACCCGCTGCAGTTTGCCTTCCTCGGCCCGCTGGTCGGCGCCCTGGCGCGCGTGGTGGGCGGCATCATCTCCGACAAGCTCGGTGGCGCCCGCGTCACCGTCTGGACCTTCGCCGGCATGATCGGCGCCGTGCTGGGCGTGATCACCTTCCTGCCGAACGCCGACGCCGGCGTGGCGGGCAGCTTCACCGGTTTCTTCTGGATGTTCATGCTGCTGTTCGCCGGCACCGGCGTCGGCAATGCCTCGACCTTCCGCATGATTCCCGTGATCTTCCTGACCGAGCGCCAGCGCGCCGCCGCCGGCAAGAGCAAGGCCGAGCAGGAACAGGCCGTGGTGGAGGCGAACAAGGAAGGCGCGGCCGTACTGGGCTTCACTTCCGCCGTGGCGGCCTATGGCGCCTTCTTCATTCCGAAGAGCTACGGTACTTCGATCGCGCTGACCGGCAGTGCCGAAGCGGCGCTGTGGGGCTTCATCGCCTTCTATGCAAGCTGCATAGCAATCACCTGGTGGTGCTATGCGCGGAAAGGTGCGGCAATGCCATGCTGA